CAGCGCTGTCCCCGCGATAGCTTCCCGATAGCGGCCTCACATCGGCATAGTCCCGGCCGTGTGCCACCTTAATATAGGTTTCGTCCGTTTTTCGGTTATGGGTCGGGTCCTGCCCCACCCAACCGATGCCCGGAAGGTAGCATTCCAACCAGGCA
The window above is part of the Coraliomargarita sinensis genome. Proteins encoded here:
- a CDS encoding transglutaminase family protein; its protein translation is MECYLPGIGWVGQDPTHNRKTDETYIKVAHGRDYADVRPLSGSYRGDSAANLDVAVEIQRLDW